From a region of the Butyrivibrio sp. AE3004 genome:
- the hslO gene encoding Hsp33 family molecular chaperone HslO encodes MGYKDYMIRATAADAQIRAFAITSRDLVEEARKIHNLTPICSAALGRLMSGALMMGDMLKNEKDALTITIDGDGPIGGLLATVNNRGEVKGYVRNNEVALPNNEGGHLNVGGAVGNGTLTVTRDLGLKDPYVGTIQLLSGEIADDLTCYFVESEQIPSSVGLGVLVKNDFSIMEAGGFIVQLMPGATEEVISKLESNIQGMKSVTDILKEGNTPENLLEMVLSGFDYEITANMPVKYHCGCDRDRVERALVLLGKKELDNLAKDGEDVEIKCHFCGKAYSFTPDNLREMMQRAK; translated from the coding sequence ATGGGATATAAAGACTACATGATAAGGGCAACAGCTGCAGATGCGCAGATAAGAGCCTTTGCAATTACATCGAGAGATCTGGTTGAAGAGGCCAGAAAGATACATAATTTAACCCCTATTTGCAGTGCTGCACTAGGAAGACTTATGAGTGGCGCACTTATGATGGGCGATATGTTAAAAAATGAAAAGGATGCGCTCACTATCACAATTGATGGCGACGGTCCTATCGGAGGACTTCTTGCAACAGTCAATAACAGAGGAGAAGTAAAGGGGTACGTCAGGAATAATGAGGTAGCACTTCCGAATAATGAAGGTGGCCATCTCAATGTTGGCGGTGCTGTTGGAAACGGTACGCTTACAGTTACCAGAGATCTTGGACTTAAAGATCCATATGTCGGTACCATTCAACTTTTGTCCGGAGAAATTGCTGACGATCTTACCTGTTACTTTGTAGAGTCTGAGCAGATTCCTTCATCTGTAGGACTTGGGGTTCTGGTTAAGAATGATTTTTCCATAATGGAGGCAGGAGGCTTTATTGTACAGCTTATGCCCGGAGCTACAGAGGAAGTAATCAGCAAACTGGAGAGCAATATTCAGGGAATGAAATCTGTCACGGATATTTTGAAAGAGGGTAATACACCTGAAAATCTTTTGGAGATGGTGCTCTCAGGTTTTGATTACGAAATCACTGCCAATATGCCTGTGAAATATCACTGTGGATGTGACAGGGACAGAGTCGAGAGGGCACTTGTTCTTCTCGGAAAAAAGGAATTGGATAACCTTGCCAAAGATGGTGAGGACGTGGAAATAAAATGCCATTTCTGCGGAAAAGCATATTCCTTCACACCGGATAATTTAAGAGAAATGATGCAAAGAGCAAAATAA
- a CDS encoding flagellar M-ring protein FliF C-terminal domain-containing protein, whose amino-acid sequence MRERLLELRDRLLGWWNRFTRKQKTLILAGVAAVVLTVVILVTVFNQPQYVTIATVETMKESQQIIDLFEENGIKYRKSEDNLRFEVLKSEESSASLLLGTNYIQPDTYSVDNVINGGFSTTESDKQKKYIAYLEKKLGTDFAEYFDAIESARIELHIPVNDGTLLSKNEESSASVFLRMKDPESFTEDNAAFLARATANALGNSTTEKIIIMDTDGNLLFSGSEDNSAAGLASTQLNAKTKAEQQVRSEVIRVLKGTKLYNDIEVASNLVLDFSNIKKTTHTYTPAEGQTQGVLSHEDNYSAQNVNGNSGIPGTDTNNDDETSYMLQDNENSSSTIEEESKDYLPNEEITTVDTPSGKVNYDESTISVTATKFVIYKEDNYNPEDHDGMTWKEFKDTTGVTQTEVAEDTINIVSKATGIMAANISMTAYTQPEFFDAEPKGLTFTDILQAILILLILGLLAFVIWRSIRTHKEEIQIEEEEEEILPEELSVEELLESQPDEFFEDEETEEGEEGGLADILMEESSETMKLIEKFIEDNPEAAAILLRNWLKEDFEM is encoded by the coding sequence ATGCGAGAACGTCTTTTGGAGCTCAGGGACAGGCTTCTTGGGTGGTGGAATCGTTTTACAAGAAAACAGAAGACGCTTATTTTGGCCGGAGTTGCTGCAGTTGTTCTGACAGTGGTAATACTGGTGACTGTATTCAACCAGCCTCAGTATGTTACGATTGCAACTGTTGAGACGATGAAGGAGTCTCAACAGATAATCGATTTATTTGAAGAAAACGGAATAAAGTACAGAAAGTCAGAGGATAATCTCAGATTCGAAGTTTTGAAATCGGAAGAGAGTAGTGCCTCTCTTTTGCTTGGAACAAACTATATTCAGCCTGACACCTACAGTGTAGACAATGTAATAAACGGTGGGTTTTCTACAACAGAATCGGATAAGCAGAAAAAATATATAGCTTATCTTGAAAAAAAGCTTGGTACGGATTTTGCGGAATACTTTGATGCTATTGAAAGTGCAAGAATAGAGCTTCATATTCCTGTCAATGATGGCACGCTTTTATCAAAGAACGAGGAATCCTCTGCAAGTGTATTTCTGAGAATGAAGGATCCTGAATCTTTTACGGAGGATAACGCTGCATTTTTGGCAAGAGCAACCGCAAATGCACTTGGAAACAGTACTACCGAAAAGATTATCATCATGGATACAGACGGAAACCTTTTGTTTTCGGGTTCTGAGGATAACTCCGCTGCCGGACTTGCAAGTACTCAGCTTAATGCCAAGACTAAGGCTGAGCAGCAGGTTAGAAGTGAGGTAATAAGAGTCCTTAAGGGAACAAAACTCTATAATGATATAGAGGTAGCAAGTAACCTTGTTCTGGATTTTTCAAACATTAAGAAGACAACGCACACTTATACTCCTGCAGAGGGACAGACTCAGGGTGTGCTTAGTCACGAGGATAACTACAGTGCACAGAATGTAAACGGCAATAGTGGAATCCCGGGCACTGATACCAATAATGATGATGAGACATCCTATATGCTTCAGGATAATGAGAACTCATCGTCTACAATAGAAGAAGAATCGAAGGATTACCTTCCTAACGAGGAAATAACTACTGTTGATACGCCTTCAGGAAAAGTAAATTACGATGAATCTACGATTTCCGTAACAGCGACAAAGTTTGTTATTTACAAGGAAGATAATTATAATCCAGAAGATCATGACGGAATGACCTGGAAAGAATTCAAGGATACTACAGGTGTTACTCAGACTGAGGTTGCGGAAGATACCATAAATATTGTGTCAAAGGCTACCGGAATAATGGCAGCAAATATTTCGATGACAGCATATACACAACCAGAATTTTTTGATGCTGAGCCTAAGGGACTGACATTTACCGATATACTTCAGGCAATTCTTATTCTCCTTATCCTGGGACTTCTCGCTTTTGTTATCTGGAGAAGTATCAGAACACATAAGGAAGAGATTCAGATTGAGGAAGAAGAGGAAGAAATACTTCCCGAGGAGCTTTCTGTTGAAGAACTTCTTGAGTCTCAACCCGATGAGTTCTTTGAGGACGAAGAGACTGAAGAAGGCGAGGAAGGCGGTCTTGCTGACATTCTTATGGAAGAGAGCAGTGAGACTATGAAGCTTATAGAGAAATTTATCGAAGATAATCCAGAAGCAGCTGCTATACTTCTTCGCAACTGGCTGAAGGAAGATTTTGAAATGTAA
- the flgB gene encoding flagellar basal body rod protein FlgB, translated as MINSNAFDYINVLDKTADASWIRNEVLSNNLANVNTPGYKRQDVAFERELERALGNSRYKTMDAKVSDLKINRLKARPYTDYSNFSYRMDGNNVDIDTENVTLAANQIKYQGVMLGIQSEFTNLQNAMRGQ; from the coding sequence ATGATCAACAGTAATGCATTTGATTACATAAACGTACTTGATAAGACGGCAGATGCTTCCTGGATCAGGAATGAGGTGCTGTCCAATAACCTTGCAAATGTTAATACACCGGGATACAAGAGACAGGATGTGGCATTTGAGAGAGAACTTGAGAGAGCTCTTGGCAATTCCAGATATAAGACAATGGATGCCAAGGTTTCAGACCTTAAGATTAACAGACTCAAAGCAAGGCCATATACCGATTATTCCAATTTCTCTTACAGAATGGATGGCAATAATGTTGATATAGATACAGAGAATGTCACACTTGCTGCCAACCAGATTAAGTATCAGGGTGTAATGCTTGGAATACAGTCGGAATTCACTAACCTTCAGAACGCCATGAGAGGGCAGTAA
- the topA gene encoding type I DNA topoisomerase, translating into MATKKKNLLIVESPTKVKAIKKFLGNGYEVAASNGHVRDLPRSQMGIDIEHGFEPKYITIRGKGDVLAALRKAAKNADHIYLATDPDREGEAISWHLMTALKLDDPNRFSRVTFNEITQSAVKEAMKHPRDIDMNLVDAQQARRVLDRMVGYQISPLLWEKIKRGLSAGRVQSVALRIICDREDEINSFIPQEYWTLDATLKVKGEKKTIVAHYYGKNGKKVEIASRAELDEILKELKGKSFKISEIKKGERSKKAPLPFTTSTLQQEASKALNFSTQKTMRTAQQLYEGIDMGKAGTVGLITYLRTDSTRISDEAQAAAQNYITEAFGEEYLAEKIQGSKTNAKIQDAHEAIRPTDVNNTPVAVKEFLSRDQFRLYQLIWRRFMASRMAPAKYETTSVKIDAGEHRFTVAASRTVFDGFMNVYTDEDDQIEKNTLAKRIDENSELELQDFEEKQHFTQPAPHYTEASLVHDLEALGIGRPSTYAPTITTILARHYITKENKNLYVTELGEAVNKMMNEAFPQIVDVTFTSNMETLLDSVAEGDVKWKTIVENFYPDLADAVENAQKQLEKIEIQDEATDVVCENCGRNMVIKYGPHGKFLACPGFPECKNTKPYYEKTGVACPKCGKDIVLKRTRKGRLYYGCIDNPDCDFMVWQKPSKKACPRCGGLMLIKNNKLVCNDPECGYIEDRSKDDEE; encoded by the coding sequence ATGGCAACTAAGAAAAAGAATTTACTTATTGTGGAGTCACCTACAAAGGTGAAAGCAATTAAAAAATTCCTGGGTAACGGCTATGAAGTCGCTGCCAGCAACGGACATGTCCGTGACCTTCCGAGAAGCCAGATGGGAATTGACATTGAGCACGGTTTTGAACCTAAGTACATTACTATTAGGGGAAAAGGAGATGTGCTCGCTGCACTCAGGAAGGCAGCAAAAAATGCTGATCATATCTACCTTGCAACGGACCCTGACCGAGAAGGTGAGGCAATCTCATGGCACTTAATGACAGCTTTAAAGCTTGACGATCCGAATCGTTTTTCAAGAGTGACATTCAATGAGATTACACAGTCTGCAGTTAAGGAGGCTATGAAGCATCCCAGAGACATAGATATGAATCTTGTTGATGCACAACAGGCGAGACGTGTTCTCGACAGGATGGTTGGATATCAGATATCACCACTTCTTTGGGAAAAGATTAAAAGGGGCCTCAGTGCCGGAAGAGTTCAGTCTGTTGCACTCAGAATTATATGTGACAGAGAGGATGAGATTAATTCATTCATACCTCAGGAATATTGGACACTCGATGCTACACTTAAGGTTAAGGGTGAGAAAAAAACGATAGTAGCTCACTACTATGGCAAAAATGGCAAAAAGGTAGAAATTGCTTCAAGAGCTGAGCTTGATGAAATTTTAAAAGAGTTAAAAGGCAAGAGCTTTAAGATATCAGAGATAAAGAAGGGTGAGAGATCCAAGAAAGCACCGCTTCCTTTTACAACATCAACACTTCAGCAGGAAGCATCAAAAGCGCTTAATTTCTCTACCCAGAAAACAATGCGTACAGCACAGCAGCTCTATGAGGGAATAGATATGGGTAAGGCCGGAACAGTCGGACTTATTACTTACCTTCGTACTGATTCAACACGTATTTCGGATGAAGCACAGGCAGCTGCACAGAATTATATAACCGAAGCTTTTGGCGAGGAATATCTTGCTGAGAAAATCCAGGGAAGCAAAACAAATGCCAAGATACAGGATGCTCATGAAGCGATCAGACCAACAGATGTAAATAATACACCGGTTGCTGTGAAAGAATTCCTAAGTCGTGATCAGTTCAGACTTTATCAGCTTATATGGCGAAGATTCATGGCCAGCAGAATGGCGCCGGCAAAATACGAGACAACTTCTGTGAAAATTGATGCCGGAGAGCATCGTTTTACGGTTGCAGCATCAAGAACTGTTTTTGATGGTTTCATGAACGTGTATACTGATGAAGACGACCAGATTGAAAAAAACACACTTGCAAAAAGAATTGATGAGAATTCCGAGCTTGAACTGCAGGATTTTGAGGAAAAACAGCACTTTACACAGCCTGCACCGCACTATACGGAAGCCTCTCTGGTTCATGACCTTGAGGCGCTCGGCATTGGCAGACCCAGTACTTATGCACCGACTATTACAACAATTCTTGCAAGACATTATATTACCAAAGAAAATAAGAACCTCTACGTAACAGAGCTTGGAGAAGCGGTTAACAAGATGATGAACGAGGCGTTCCCTCAGATTGTTGATGTAACCTTTACTTCCAATATGGAGACGCTTCTCGACAGCGTTGCAGAGGGCGATGTTAAGTGGAAGACAATAGTAGAGAATTTTTATCCGGATCTTGCTGATGCAGTAGAAAATGCGCAGAAGCAGCTTGAGAAAATTGAGATACAGGATGAAGCAACTGATGTTGTCTGTGAAAATTGTGGCAGAAACATGGTTATCAAATATGGTCCTCATGGTAAATTCCTTGCATGTCCCGGATTTCCGGAGTGCAAAAACACCAAACCTTATTATGAGAAAACCGGTGTTGCCTGCCCTAAATGCGGAAAGGATATTGTCCTTAAGAGAACCAGAAAGGGACGTCTGTACTATGGATGCATAGATAATCCTGATTGCGATTTTATGGTATGGCAGAAGCCCTCTAAGAAAGCATGCCCCAGATGTGGTGGACTTATGCTTATTAAAAATAACAAGCTGGTTTGTAACGATCCTGAATGTGGATATATTGAAGACCGCAGTAAGGATGATGAGGAATAA
- the codY gene encoding GTP-sensing pleiotropic transcriptional regulator CodY, which yields MSSVQLLDKTRKIGKLLHNSNSGKVVFNDICTVLCDILNSNMLVISRKGKVLGIGETSAVDSLGEMLVDDVGSFIDPMLNERLLTVLSTKENVNLETLGFEDVDMRKYQAIITPIEIAGERLGTLFIYKCNQPYDIDDIILCEYGTTVVGLEMLRAVNEENAEESRKLAVVKSAISTLSFSEMEAIIHIFDELNGMEGVLVASKIADRVGITRSVIVNALRKFESAGVIESRSSGMKGTYIKVLNDVVFDEIKKLKAQM from the coding sequence ATGAGTAGCGTACAACTTTTGGATAAAACAAGAAAGATTGGGAAGCTTCTGCACAATAGTAACTCCGGTAAGGTGGTGTTTAATGACATCTGTACGGTTTTGTGTGACATACTTAATTCCAATATGCTTGTTATAAGCAGAAAAGGTAAGGTTTTGGGAATAGGTGAAACCTCGGCTGTGGATTCATTGGGTGAGATGCTGGTGGATGATGTCGGTAGCTTTATTGACCCTATGTTAAATGAGCGACTTCTTACGGTTTTATCCACGAAGGAAAATGTCAATCTTGAGACTCTTGGATTTGAAGATGTCGATATGAGAAAATACCAGGCAATCATCACTCCGATAGAAATAGCAGGTGAAAGACTTGGCACTTTGTTTATTTATAAATGCAATCAGCCTTACGATATTGATGATATTATTCTTTGCGAATACGGGACAACAGTTGTGGGGCTTGAGATGTTACGTGCCGTTAACGAAGAGAATGCTGAGGAGAGTAGAAAGCTTGCGGTAGTAAAATCTGCCATAAGTACACTTTCATTTTCTGAGATGGAAGCTATTATCCACATTTTCGATGAACTTAACGGAATGGAAGGTGTTCTCGTAGCAAGTAAGATTGCAGACAGAGTGGGAATAACAAGAAGCGTTATAGTAAATGCTCTTAGAAAGTTCGAAAGTGCGGGTGTTATTGAATCAAGATCTTCCGGCATGAAAGGAACATACATAAAGGTCTTGAATGACGTGGTATTTGACGAAATCAAAAAACTCAAAGCTCAGATGTAA
- the flgC gene encoding flagellar basal body rod protein FlgC: MISTGNLFDSFNINSSGMTAERFRMDIISQNIANANTTRDATGDVYTRKVVTFSEKGTQTPFSKILNERLDHYSGRGVKVSSVKDDTWTDYKMVYDPSHPDADEFGYVTYPNVDIVTEMTNLIDAQRGYEANATAFNSSKNLMSQGLSIAQG; encoded by the coding sequence ATGATTAGTACCGGCAATCTGTTTGATTCATTTAATATTAATTCCTCGGGAATGACAGCGGAACGTTTCCGTATGGATATTATTTCCCAGAACATCGCCAATGCAAATACGACACGCGATGCTACAGGGGATGTTTATACCAGAAAGGTGGTCACCTTTTCTGAAAAAGGCACACAGACACCTTTTTCGAAGATCCTTAATGAGAGACTTGATCACTATAGTGGTCGTGGAGTAAAGGTTTCATCTGTAAAAGACGATACCTGGACGGATTATAAGATGGTATATGATCCGTCACATCCTGATGCCGACGAGTTTGGTTATGTTACTTATCCGAATGTAGATATAGTAACCGAAATGACCAACCTTATAGATGCGCAGAGAGGCTACGAGGCTAACGCAACTGCGTTTAATTCAAGTAAAAACCTTATGAGCCAGGGATTATCAATAGCTCAGGGCTGA
- a CDS encoding biotin transporter BioY — MNEEINPNVTAPIETRTASSVKDLCFIAVFTAMISILSQLSIPMPAGVPMTLQTLIIPLAGIVLGKKRGTYSTLLYLLIGAVGVPVFSGFSGGIGVLLNLTGGFLISFPILSLTAGLGDELGHKLAKRTNFSKKFLYYIPLVLCLVIGATINYVFGTVWFMLSSKSTFIAGLSACVLPFIPTSVLKIIIVTVIGPELKKRLSTILH; from the coding sequence ATGAATGAAGAAATTAACCCCAATGTTACTGCTCCAATCGAGACCAGAACTGCCTCATCAGTGAAAGATCTCTGTTTTATAGCTGTTTTTACCGCTATGATAAGCATTTTGTCACAGCTTTCCATCCCTATGCCCGCAGGCGTCCCCATGACCCTGCAAACACTGATAATTCCACTTGCCGGAATTGTACTTGGTAAAAAAAGAGGTACCTATTCCACCCTTTTGTATTTACTCATCGGAGCTGTAGGCGTACCTGTGTTTTCCGGTTTTAGCGGAGGTATAGGAGTACTGCTTAACCTTACCGGCGGTTTTTTGATATCATTTCCCATTTTATCCTTAACAGCAGGATTAGGCGATGAGCTGGGGCATAAGCTTGCAAAACGTACAAATTTTTCAAAAAAATTTCTTTATTACATTCCTCTTGTGCTATGTCTTGTAATTGGTGCTACAATAAACTATGTATTCGGAACCGTTTGGTTCATGCTTTCTTCGAAAAGCACCTTTATCGCAGGATTATCCGCTTGTGTACTGCCGTTTATTCCTACGTCCGTACTAAAAATAATTATCGTCACTGTTATCGGTCCCGAATTAAAGAAAAGACTTTCCACTATATTGCACTAA
- the pta gene encoding phosphate acetyltransferase: MYGFGEMISKLKANPKTIVFTEGEDPRILEAASRLLAGNFLKPILLGNPNVINKVAENEGYNIRGAEIIDPTNYDDFESMVDEFVELRKSKGMTPEQARVILSQSNYFGTMLVKMKKADCLLGGATYSTADTVRPALQIIKTKPGNSVVSSCFILVRPSAIGDNEVIAMGDCAINIDPTEDELVEICGETVECAKAFGVDPKVAFLSFSTKGSAKSPSVTKMQNATKKAQEKYPNIPIDGELQFDAAVSPKVARVKTPDSPVAGHANTFIFPNIDAGNLGYKIAQRMGNFEAYGPILLGLNAQINDLSRGCNAIEVYSMAIITATLA, encoded by the coding sequence ATGTACGGTTTTGGAGAAATGATTTCCAAGCTTAAAGCTAATCCGAAGACTATTGTGTTTACAGAGGGTGAAGACCCCAGAATTTTAGAGGCTGCATCAAGACTTCTTGCAGGGAATTTTTTGAAGCCTATACTTCTTGGTAACCCTAATGTGATCAATAAGGTTGCAGAGAATGAGGGATATAATATAAGAGGTGCTGAAATAATCGACCCCACTAATTATGATGATTTTGAATCCATGGTAGATGAGTTTGTCGAGCTTCGTAAGAGCAAGGGAATGACACCTGAGCAGGCACGTGTTATTCTTTCTCAGTCAAATTATTTCGGAACTATGCTTGTTAAAATGAAGAAGGCAGATTGCCTTCTTGGAGGTGCTACGTATTCAACAGCTGACACAGTTCGGCCTGCACTTCAGATTATTAAGACGAAGCCCGGTAATAGCGTGGTATCTTCATGCTTTATTCTTGTTCGTCCTTCAGCTATTGGGGATAACGAAGTCATTGCAATGGGTGATTGTGCTATAAACATTGACCCTACAGAGGATGAGCTTGTTGAGATTTGCGGTGAGACAGTTGAGTGTGCTAAGGCATTCGGTGTTGATCCTAAGGTTGCTTTCCTTTCATTCTCAACAAAGGGATCAGCTAAGAGCCCTTCAGTAACCAAGATGCAGAATGCTACAAAGAAAGCTCAGGAGAAATATCCTAACATTCCTATTGATGGAGAGCTTCAGTTTGATGCAGCCGTATCACCGAAGGTTGCCAGAGTTAAGACTCCGGATTCACCGGTTGCAGGACACGCAAATACTTTTATTTTCCCTAATATTGATGCCGGTAACCTTGGCTACAAGATTGCTCAGCGTATGGGCAACTTTGAAGCATATGGTCCTATTCTTCTTGGACTTAATGCTCAGATTAATGACCTTTCAAGAGGCTGCAATGCTATAGAGGTTTATTCTATGGCGATCATTACAGCAACACTTGCCTGA
- a CDS encoding biotin--[acetyl-CoA-carboxylase] ligase — translation MPGTKEKVLDYLENNRGKFSSGEAIANELNISRNSVWKAIESLRRDGFLIEASSRRGYFLSERSDKLTLSGISSLLNDDIDPNLIQIFDSIDSTNKAAKQKAIQGCPHGYTVIALKQTNGTGKRKSSFTSPDGGIYMSFVLKPEELHISNSQLITPFTAVSICKVLEKDAYLSPSIKWMNDIYLSGKKVCGILAEISADFDTGDIQYIVIGVGIYFNNDEKCFPADQKERIGAVFKRGEESITKNEFVAGLINELLSNNTKDDSEILSEYRSRLNMLSKDITVISGADTYKAKALDVDENAKLIVELPDKTKKVLFSEIIC, via the coding sequence ATGCCGGGCACAAAAGAAAAAGTACTTGATTATCTTGAAAATAATCGCGGGAAATTTTCCTCAGGAGAAGCTATCGCAAATGAGCTGAATATTTCAAGAAACAGTGTCTGGAAAGCAATTGAATCCCTGCGAAGAGACGGTTTTTTGATAGAAGCGTCTTCCCGCAGGGGTTATTTTTTATCAGAGCGTTCCGATAAACTGACACTATCAGGCATATCATCTCTTTTGAATGATGATATTGATCCTAATCTGATACAGATATTTGATTCCATAGATTCTACCAATAAAGCTGCAAAGCAGAAGGCTATTCAAGGCTGTCCTCACGGTTACACAGTTATTGCTCTTAAACAGACAAACGGCACAGGGAAAAGAAAAAGCAGTTTCACATCACCGGATGGCGGCATCTATATGAGCTTCGTTCTTAAACCTGAAGAATTACATATTTCAAACTCACAGCTTATAACCCCATTTACTGCTGTATCTATCTGCAAGGTTCTAGAAAAAGACGCATATCTGTCTCCATCAATAAAATGGATGAATGACATTTATCTAAGCGGCAAAAAAGTATGCGGTATTCTTGCAGAAATTAGTGCTGATTTTGACACCGGAGATATTCAGTACATAGTAATTGGAGTAGGTATATATTTTAATAATGACGAAAAGTGTTTCCCTGCAGATCAAAAAGAAAGAATCGGAGCTGTATTTAAGCGAGGCGAAGAATCTATTACAAAAAATGAGTTTGTTGCAGGATTAATCAATGAATTATTGTCCAATAACACAAAAGACGACAGTGAAATTTTATCAGAATACCGCAGTCGTCTGAACATGCTTTCAAAAGATATAACAGTAATTTCCGGGGCAGATACCTACAAAGCTAAAGCTCTTGATGTTGATGAAAACGCTAAACTCATTGTTGAACTTCCGGATAAAACAAAAAAAGTTCTGTTTTCCGAAATAATTTGCTGA
- the fliE gene encoding flagellar hook-basal body complex protein FliE, producing the protein MADIDISQIRNVHSTAIRNAEKANSRVTNPLGDRFGNDSSFTNIFNRAVENINTTNAYLSDAENEEIKWSLGETDNTHDLAIALQKAETALQYTIAVRDRMLSAYKEIMQMQI; encoded by the coding sequence ATGGCAGATATTGATATCAGTCAGATCAGAAATGTTCATTCAACTGCTATCAGAAATGCTGAAAAAGCTAATTCCAGAGTGACCAATCCTCTTGGGGACAGGTTTGGGAACGATAGCTCTTTTACGAATATTTTTAACAGAGCAGTTGAAAATATAAATACCACAAATGCTTATTTGTCAGATGCCGAGAATGAGGAGATAAAGTGGTCTCTCGGCGAAACAGACAATACGCATGATCTCGCAATTGCTTTGCAGAAGGCTGAAACAGCCCTGCAGTACACGATTGCGGTAAGAGATCGTATGCTTTCTGCATATAAGGAAATAATGCAGATGCAGATTTAA